One genomic window of Procambarus clarkii isolate CNS0578487 chromosome 43, FALCON_Pclarkii_2.0, whole genome shotgun sequence includes the following:
- the LOC123755866 gene encoding UDP-glucosyltransferase 2 gives MKLLVCLALLTGVCGGSRVLMVLPLGSASHKNILTPLAEALGARGHDVVIASLHASSAANSSRSYTDLVAADAWETIRKVTGGFDVFKMREASGGRDVNSEVMKKIVRNLPEYCDAFLRDSGVQSAWATKPDLILLPAFMNECGLALVHKFKAPFIYVTTSGLTPWTADLLGNPENPAYIPNQYLSYGAHMSLWERTFNTIVRLASPYLRRQLVLNRLDGVVQRFLGDPTVSLTEVEKNVSLVMVNSHYSLGHPRPLMPNVVEVGAMHCRPARPLQDAQLRHFLDSSPVPVVLFSLGSHIRSEQLPTAVLHSLVAAFGRLPYRIVWKWEGGAIADLPSNVMTRAWLPQQDVLGHERVRAFLTHGGLLSLQEAVYHNVPIVGLPLMSDQPLNVRQAVTLGLGVGLTLETLTEKAVYQAIRSVVEKEDYRRRVEERSQLLRHQDSLPLDRAVYWTEHILRFGGGQHLRSAAVDMPLYQYLLLDVAGVLVTVAVLLLLLLWSALRALMRLLVRTSKKVAANLVTALRTHVKLQ, from the exons GCCACGATGTCGTCATTGCGTCTCTTCACGCTTCTTCCGCCGCTAATTCTTCCCGCTCTTACACCGACCTGGTGGCCGCAGACGCCTGGGAAACCATCCGTAAAGTGACGGGCGGCTTCGATGTCTTCAAGATGCGGGAAGCCAGTGGTGGCAGAGATGTGAACTCCGAagtgatgaagaagattgtgcgtAACCTGCCGGAGTACTGCGACGCCTTTCTGCGTGATTCTGGCGTACAGAGCGCATGGGCCACCAAGCCAGACCTAATCCTCCTGCCGGCATTCATGAACGAGTGCGGACTGGCCCTGGTACACAAGTTCAAGGCGCCGTTCATCTACGTGACCACGTCCGGCTTGACACCATGGACAGCAGACCTGCTAGGAAACCCGGAGAATCCTGCCTACATCCCCAACCAGTACCTCAGCTACGGCGCCCACATGAGTCTCTGGGAGCGAACCTTCAACACCATCGTCAG GTTGGCGAGTCCTTACCTGCGGAGACAACTGGTGTTGAACAGACTGGACGGTGTTGTACAGAGGTTTCTGGGAGACCCGACGGTGTCGCTGACGGAGGTGGAGAAGAACGTGTCGCTGGTGATGGTTAACTCTCATTACTCTCTGGGGCATCCGCGCCCCCTCATGCCCAACGTGGTAGAGGTGGGTGCCATGCACTGCCGCCCAGCTCGTCCACTACAGGATGCCCAGCTGCGTCACTTCCTGGACTCGTCACCAGTGCCAGTGGTGCTCTTCAGTCTTGGCTCTCACATCCGCAGTGAACAACTTCCTACCGCAGTTCTTCACTCGCTGGTGGCAGCGTTTGGCCGCCTTCCCTACCGGATAGTGTGGAAGTGGGAGGGCGGCGCCATTGCTGACCTGCCGTCTAATGTCATGACCCGGGCATGGCTGCCACAGCAGGACGTGCTGGGACACGAACGCGTGCGCGCCTTCCTGACGCATGGAGGTCTGCTGTCCCTGCAGGAAGCCGTCTACCATAACGTGCCCATAGTGGGACTGCCCCTCATGAGTGACCAGCCTCTCAACGTGCGTCAGGCAGTGACTTTGGGCTTGGGCGTTGGGCTGACGCTGGAGACACTGACAGAGAAAGCAGTTTACCAGGCCATCAGGagcgttgtggagaaggaagactaccgcaggagggtggaggagaggTCACAGCTGCTCCGTCACCAAGACTCACTACCCCTGGACAGAGCTGTCTACTGGACCGAGCACATCTTGCGGTTCGGAGGCGGTCAACACCTGAGGTCGGCGGCAGTCGACATGCCACTCTACCAATACCTGCTGCTCGATGTGGCAGGTGTCCTGGTGACCGTCGCTgttctgctgctcctgctgctgtggtCAGCCCTCAGAGCCCTCATGCGTCTCCTGGTGCGCACCAGCAAGAAAGTTGCTGCCAACCTCGTCACAGCTCTCAGAACTCACGTAAAGTTACAGTGA